The following DNA comes from Paenibacillus crassostreae.
GTAACCGATACGGTCACAATATTCCCCATAGATGCTAGTAAGGAGAATAACAGTGGTAGCATAGCCATCATGAAATCAATCATTTGATTGATCGCACCTTTTGCGTAACCTATGGCTACGGAGAAACTATTAATTGCAATGACCATAACGACCATATAACATAGGGAGTAGGCAACCTTACTAACGTTATTTCGTTCAAAGGCAGTCTGCAAGGTCTCCAGTATTAAGCTCATAATACTTAGCATCACAATGGATACTAGAAGCTTTCCGTTGTATAGCACTTCATGCCAGAAGTAGGAAGTTAAACCTTTCAATATATTCTTGATGCCAAAACCTTCACCACCAGGAAGTAATATATCCATAAAGGAAGGGGTTTTCTGATCAGGAAAAAAACCACCGTAATCTTTCATCAATTGATCCCAATAACTTTCCACCTGATCTTTTGGCAAGTTATCAGCCTGCTGTTGTATGAGAGTATTCGCTGGAGATTCAGCGTAAACGTCACCTCCCCCTATCAGCAGAAAGAATAGGATCATTACAAATAAATTTATATTTTTCACGTCTGGAGAACGGTAGCTTCCTAACATGGTTATATCCCACTTTCTTAGGTAGGCAGCAGCTTCATGACTGTTTCAATGATGATTCCAATGATCGGTATAGCAAGTACCATAATAAGCACCTTCCCTGCCAGTTCGATCTTGGATGCGATGCTCTCCTGCCCTGCATCCCTTACGATCTGGGACCCAAATTCAGCAATATAAGCAATACCAATGATTTTGAGAATAGTCTTCAAATATATCATTTGAACTCCAGCTGATTCTGCCATGTTTTCTAATTCACGAATCACAGTATCAATCTTTCCAATCAAGAACAGGAATATCAGAATACTAGTAGATGCCGTTAACAGAAAAGCAAAAATGGGCTTCTGTTCTTTAATAATTAGAATTAGAATCGTAGATATCAACCCGAGCCCAACAACTTGTATAATTTCCATAATGACTCTCCTACTGGAATAGAAAAATAGACTTGATCTCTTGCAGCAGGTCATCAAGCATTCGAACAACCATGAACAGGACCACAACAAAACCGATAAGCGTCACCCAATGAGCCATATCTTCTTTCCCCATCTGCTTGAGCACTGTGTGAATCATGGCGATGATGATACCGATTCCCGCAATCTGGAAGATGGCGTTCACATCTATATTCATTTCCTGCACCTCGCTAAAAGATCAAAATAACAACCAGTATTCCAACTAGAAAACCTAAGTTTTTGCTTAATTTCCCGTATTTCTCTAGTTCCTCCCGCGCTGCCGTTTCTTCATGTTTCAATTGCTGTGCAGCTAATGCAAGATGTTTGATCTGATCCTGCCGATCGCTTGTACCTAACGTATAGCTAAGTTGGTGGAGCACGTCCATTTCTAATGATTTCATAGAAGTATGCTTCCAATGGTTATTTAATGCTTGTTGTATACTCTCTTGAGCTGTTAATCCATGGGGGGCATTCATATATTGGGCCGCATTTTGAAAAAAGGATTTCAATGGTTCGCGCATTTGCGCTCCCATTTTATCAAGAGCTTCAGGTAATGGTGTATATCCATATGATATTTCAGTCTCTAGTCGCTGCATTGCAAGAATGAGTTCGCGAATTTGTCTAGGTCTGTTCTCGAACTGTCTAGCTTTGCTTATACCAGCTAAGGTTCCAGAGAGCACGATAATCAGCATTCCTATTAGCTTAACCATAGACATCTACACCCTTTTGATTCGGCAAAGATAATTGAATGGAGCGCTGTTGTCGATCAAAGATATGATAGTTCATGTTGCCGGCGATACGATTAAGTATGATATAGGTTTCAAACATCTGATTCTCTATTAGACTGGCTAATGCTGGGCGTTGTGAAAGTTCATCAATAGAAGAACCATGCGCTGTCGCTATGACCGATATACCCGCATGCAGCGCTTCTGTGATGGCTACAGCGTCTTCAGTGCGGCCTATCTCATCAACGAGTAAGACTTCAGGTGACATAGATCGGATCATCATCATCATTCCTTCTGCCTTGGGACAGCCATCCATAACATCTGTTCTTGCCCCTACATCGAAACTAGGCACACCACGAATACTCCCTGCAATCTCTGAGCGTTCATCAATAATTCCAACCTTCATTCCTGACCACTTCACATTGGCATTCCCATATCGACCATTACTAATCTGTCTCGCCATATCCCGTATCAAAGTCGTTTTGCCATGTTGGGGTGGAGAAAGAATCAATGCATGCTTTATTCTCTTCTCTTT
Coding sequences within:
- the spoIIIAD gene encoding stage III sporulation protein AD, whose translation is MEIIQVVGLGLISTILILIIKEQKPIFAFLLTASTSILIFLFLIGKIDTVIRELENMAESAGVQMIYLKTILKIIGIAYIAEFGSQIVRDAGQESIASKIELAGKVLIMVLAIPIIGIIIETVMKLLPT
- the spoIIIAC gene encoding stage III sporulation protein AC — its product is MNIDVNAIFQIAGIGIIIAMIHTVLKQMGKEDMAHWVTLIGFVVVLFMVVRMLDDLLQEIKSIFLFQ
- the spoIIIAB gene encoding stage III sporulation protein SpoIIIAB → MVKLIGMLIIVLSGTLAGISKARQFENRPRQIRELILAMQRLETEISYGYTPLPEALDKMGAQMREPLKSFFQNAAQYMNAPHGLTAQESIQQALNNHWKHTSMKSLEMDVLHQLSYTLGTSDRQDQIKHLALAAQQLKHEETAAREELEKYGKLSKNLGFLVGILVVILIF
- the spoIIIAA gene encoding stage III sporulation protein AA is translated as MKLNWLELFPEPIKSLLEQLPTSILDRLEEVRIREGRPLEINAAGEHHFVTLGGKLTYRVEESYKPIREDSHRLLDRISNHSLYTMEEELRKGFITIPGGHRIGLAGRTVLSGGKVEHLRDISGFNIRIAKEIRGAADGILPHMLDKKEKRIKHALILSPPQHGKTTLIRDMARQISNGRYGNANVKWSGMKVGIIDERSEIAGSIRGVPSFDVGARTDVMDGCPKAEGMMMMIRSMSPEVLLVDEIGRTEDAVAITEALHAGISVIATAHGSSIDELSQRPALASLIENQMFETYIILNRIAGNMNYHIFDRQQRSIQLSLPNQKGVDVYG